In Gammaproteobacteria bacterium, the following are encoded in one genomic region:
- a CDS encoding squalene/phytoene synthase family protein, translating to MTEKDAPSGAAYCRQRAAPDGSNLHYCLLYAPPARRRALLALHAYEQELAEAVLRGSDPGVARLRLAWWREQLRRSRTGRHDHPVMQELHALREQPLPPAETLAAMIDAHERRLQPARPESLSELLREYCAAGGALWRWTARLCGPERAQPPAGAATPGRGETGERQAEDLGCELGCLADAFHSLQHLRQNAAMGRLQLPLEWLRGAGIETERLAATEPRARQLAAIGVEAVRSRLETLAKAFPQAQRRRQLPCLILARLLTVTCREIAADGYRLLERRVALTPLRKLWLAWRMRRLV from the coding sequence ATGACCGAAAAAGATGCGCCGTCCGGGGCCGCCTACTGCAGGCAGCGGGCAGCCCCGGACGGCTCCAACCTGCATTACTGCCTGCTATACGCCCCGCCCGCCAGGCGTCGCGCCCTGCTGGCGCTGCATGCATACGAGCAGGAGCTGGCGGAGGCCGTCCTGCGCGGCAGCGACCCGGGGGTAGCCCGGCTGCGACTGGCCTGGTGGCGCGAGCAACTGCGCCGCAGCCGCACGGGGCGACACGACCACCCCGTGATGCAAGAGTTGCACGCGCTGCGGGAACAGCCGTTGCCGCCCGCGGAGACGCTGGCGGCCATGATTGACGCCCACGAACGACGGCTGCAACCCGCGCGCCCGGAGAGTCTCTCCGAACTGCTGAGGGAGTACTGCGCCGCCGGCGGCGCCCTGTGGCGCTGGACCGCCAGGCTGTGCGGCCCCGAGCGCGCGCAACCGCCGGCAGGCGCCGCAACCCCCGGCCGGGGAGAAACCGGGGAACGGCAGGCAGAAGACCTGGGCTGCGAGTTGGGCTGCCTGGCCGATGCCTTCCACTCCCTGCAGCACCTGCGCCAAAATGCCGCCATGGGGCGCCTGCAACTGCCCCTGGAGTGGTTGCGCGGCGCCGGCATCGAAACGGAGCGGTTGGCGGCGACGGAACCGCGGGCGCGCCAATTGGCGGCGATAGGAGTAGAGGCCGTGCGCAGCCGCCTGGAAACGCTGGCAAAGGCGTTCCCGCAAGCGCAGCGACGACGGCAGCTGCCCTGCCTGATCCTGGCGCGCCTGCTGACCGTTACCTGCCGCGAGATCGCCGCCGACGGCTACCGGCTGCTGGAGCGGCGCGTCGCCCTCACTCCGCTGCGCAAACTGTGGCTGGCCTGGCGCATGCGGCGCCTCGTGTAA
- a CDS encoding helix-turn-helix domain-containing protein, with amino-acid sequence MKDEDCSRALCLKAIGWSRATYYRWLKRYREQGMAGLAERSRRPRRNRQRKWTAKQERAVLALRDRQPLWDKRKIAAVLRREGVLSLSESTVWRILQRALARRRIWPASSYAGRAKPKRRRVFRGHAQPWRWGMKAHGPGRLVQVDHMSVSFPGCTLKNFTAVCPVTGYLVSRVYSRATSANAVRFLEYVLQSLPFPVLSLQVDGGSEFRGALEEACRVRGIGLYVLPPRSPKWNGCVERAHRSLREEFYTRYRGDWRLRTVNRAMEDFQKHYCHYRPHGGRGRDMLTPMEYYRRFAEAA; translated from the coding sequence TTGAAGGACGAAGACTGCTCCCGGGCTCTGTGCCTCAAAGCCATCGGCTGGTCGCGGGCAACCTACTACCGCTGGCTGAAGCGCTACCGGGAGCAGGGCATGGCCGGGCTGGCCGAACGCAGCCGTCGTCCGCGTCGCAACCGGCAAAGAAAGTGGACGGCGAAGCAAGAGCGGGCGGTGCTGGCCTTGCGCGACCGCCAGCCGTTGTGGGACAAGCGCAAGATTGCCGCCGTGCTGCGCCGCGAAGGCGTCCTGTCGCTCAGCGAAAGCACGGTGTGGCGCATCCTGCAAAGGGCGCTGGCCCGGCGCCGTATCTGGCCCGCGTCGTCGTATGCCGGACGGGCCAAACCCAAGCGGCGGCGGGTCTTTCGAGGTCATGCCCAGCCTTGGCGCTGGGGCATGAAGGCGCACGGCCCCGGCCGGTTAGTGCAGGTGGACCACATGAGCGTGAGCTTCCCCGGCTGCACCTTGAAAAATTTCACCGCCGTATGCCCGGTCACCGGCTATCTGGTGTCTCGCGTCTATAGCCGAGCCACCAGCGCCAACGCCGTTCGCTTCCTGGAATACGTCTTGCAGTCCTTGCCGTTCCCCGTGCTCTCGCTGCAGGTGGACGGGGGCAGCGAGTTCCGCGGCGCACTGGAAGAAGCCTGCCGGGTGCGCGGCATCGGCCTGTACGTGTTGCCTCCCAGAAGCCCCAAATGGAACGGGTGTGTGGAACGGGCGCATCGTTCCCTGCGTGAGGAATTCTATACCCGATATCGAGGCGACTGGCGTTTGCGGACGGTGAACCGCGCCATGGAGGACTTCCAGAAACACTACTGTCACTACCGCCCTCACGGCGGCAGAGGCAGAGACATGCTTACCCCTATGGAGTATTATCGCCGCTTCGCAGAGGCAGCCTGA